The genomic interval TTACCCCAAAACATGAACGCACATAAGCTATCACTGAAACTCATAGCCTATCGCCTGGGCCACACACAGTCTACAGTTTCCCGAAAACCACATAGAAGGTACAATCAGAATACTCTTTTTTTATACAGCATGCAGTAAATTATACTATCCCTTTCTCCCAGACCCTGTCTTCAGTATCAGATTCCCAAAGATTGGATTTACATAAATAATGACATGTCTTTAAAGAGACGAGGCAAGGGTCCAACCGGTGAGAGGCCTGCAGGCCTCTTAATTGCACCGGACCCGGTCTATGATATAAACACCTCGCGCCTCTGACCGCGGTCTACCAACCGGGTTTACATTCAGTCCCGCTTTATCAACCAGCAGGATTGGTGTCTGCGCCCGTAAACTTTTGTCCCAATATAAGCTTAATGATTTATTTTCTCTTGCTTCCTCCTAACGGTCCAGGTCTGTAATacgtctcccttctccctccttttccttctctttctccttctctctctccctagatCCTCCCTCGTTCTTCAGATCTTGGAACACCTCGGTGAAGTAGTGCGGGTCAGCGTTGATGCGAAGCATTGGCCCACTCATCTTATCGATAAGCCCCAGGGCTCGATCCCAAAACGCTTCGCGACTGGATTCCACCAAGAATGGCTTGAGGGGGTAGGAAATCTCGTTACCCATGTAGGAGTATGCCAGGTACAAGCAGGTGAGAAAGGTGGCCTGGAGCTCATATTCCGAAGCCGTGTCTTCCTCTACGGCCTCCCGGCACAGCAGATACACAAAGACCAGGTTCGCTGGGGAGATAAAACCCTGGTCCTGCCAGCCCTGGACAAGCAGAGACCGGTCCACGTTTCTGAACCACAGGATGATCTCGTTCGGGGAAAGCTCTTTGAGTTTAAAGCAGCGGCGGCACATGAAGTCTGAGAGGCAGCGGAGGAGCTCTCCTGTGGAAgcctggaggatggagggaaagtCATTAGAAACACTGGACATTAGATCAAATCACATCCacgcaaacaagcacacacacaccgcctacCTGTACCACCACCCGCCTAGGAGAGAGTAGAGGCCGACCGTTCTGTGTTTGACGACGGTTTTGGTCTGGAACGGTGGGCACAGGGACGGCGATGGGTCCTTGCTTTGGCCCAGGTTTATGGTCATTTATCCCTTTTGTTATGGATTTCTTAAGGTTGTCAGTGTTGAGCTGATCTACCAACGGGTCCGGCCGGGCCTGGCTCGTTGGAGGGTTCGGATTCACCTTTTTAGCGCTTTTCTTTTTTGCGGAGGTAGCGACCAACCGCTTCCATGTCAGCGCGTGGAGCAGCACGGAGTGACGTTTCTTTAAGCTTTTCTCAGGTTTACCGCCGGTCGCAAGGTCCAATTTTTCATCGACACATACACCCCCCTTCCGCGAGCTCGGCGACAGCGACAGAATCGTGCCCATGACTGCAGCGCTCGACCCAGAACACACCGGCGGCACTCCAAGCTCCCTGGTTTGGTCCTGCTGGTGTTTCAGAGCGTCACGCACTCAGATCCATTGACCGTGGGAAggatgcgcgtgtgtgtgagcgcgttaAAATTCCTCCAATAACtcgttctctctgcctctctctcgctccctctccctcgctctctctcccctactcagACACTCAGCCACTCCTTCTGTCGCAGCCCGGTGCGCGCAGACGCACGCGGCTGATGGAATGGTTAGGCTGCTGTGGGCGTGAGAGATGCTGCGGGTCTAAATTCAGAAAGGGTGCTGCAACAAGCCACCTATCAGCGCATACTCAGTGTTCCTGATGGACAGCTTCCATTACCAATGATTCTTGACCCTCTTCTGTAGTGTCACCGTAGTTGTTTTCTCACAAGAGAATTTCCATGGTGGAATAGAGGAAAGCGATAAATTGTGAGCGGAGGAGTTTCTATCCTCCTTGGTAAACTAGTCTCTTCTttatccctcacacacatacacacctatgaCATAAATGATGTGACGATGGACAGTGATGGGGATGATTTGGCACCTCTAAAGCCACTTAAAGATCCTCGTGTCCTTAAGGCAGGaacaaagagaggagggattGAGCATTACCTACGATTATTCTCTCCATTTTTTCACACCTCTTGAGCACCTGCCGTACAGGTCTGTTTTTTTAGGAGTATGCTGCTCTCCAGTGGAGAGAGTGTACTATTGCATTTTCAATGCACGGAGGCCCTTGGCCACACTTCAGTTAGACTCGGATTAACTACGTTGGCTTTTGTTTCCCAAAATATTAGAGTAATCGCATAATCCTGAAACCTGAATCCAGCAAGATGAATGGTATCAAGGAAAGCCTCGCTCGCTGACAGCGCCCGTGACCTACTTGCACATCAACGGTTAAAGTAAAATAGGTATAATatgaacatgtaggcctacaataaTGATGGTAGACCTGCTCATAAAAGTGACAGACAATGTAAAACAATATGGGTTCTGGCTGTAAATACCGAGGTGTCATTTACACGTGTTGTCCACTAGAGGCCAGGCGCACATTGGTGGTTGAGAATGTCCCATCTGTCCACACATCAGGCAGAAATGGGGACAAAGGCGGCTTATAGACACATGCGTGGAGGATGAGTATGATACCGCTGCCGGTAAATTCATGTTTGTATTGACTTCTTGATTCGGTCATGATTCTCTGACGCACATCCCTCGTGAAGACATCCATTCAGACATGGTGGAGATTATGTGGGCCTTACACATTGGTGTAATATATTGCCTTTGCAGACAATATGTAGCCTAAATAGTTTCACAAAATATTGTTTGCCATAACATGAGTGTATATAGTATTtacaaatgtataaataaagactgtttgtttgtttggttaaAATGTAGTTTAatttttgttgtttatttttctttattATTGCTAATTTTGCTAATTTCTTGTAACACAGCATAGGCTTCTCTGGTCCTTAAAGGTTCCAAGTGTCCCCAACAAGGCCTGGACCATTCTAAGCATAGACTCCTGCCCTGTATATCACAGATGCCAGCCGATATTACAACAGAACGTCCCAGAATAcgacatacaaagacaaagcacATAATTTACAGCTAATGGTTTAAGACTCGAATATCCAGGATGCATCGCaacaaaacaaagcatcgccGGGTTGAGGTTGAACCTTACGTGCAGACCCAGAATCAGCTTTCCGTACGAACATACCCCACCTCCACCGGTATAGACTAAAACGGTTAAACTGAGCGGAGATCGGTGTCTATAGACTGctttcacccccacctccccctcccatctcttatTGCTGACGACTGTGGGCTATTCGCTGCAGGGGGGAGGCGAGGAGAGCGGAGCGGCAGAAGGCTCATTGTGTGTTGGGTAGAGAGGGGGTTTCGAAGTGGGGGGAGCGAGAGCGTGCTTGGAGGCTGAACTCTCGCTTTTGTCGCCTGTGGTGGAGGGAGGCGGATTAAGTAGCCTTCTCACTATCACACATCGTGCCCGGTTCCTTCGTGATTTTCTTCATCATGCCCGTTACTGAGGATACACCGAGACCGGGAACATGATGCAAATATAGGATAAAAGAGGAGGACGTCTGCCTCAGCTGGGGAATCGGTAAATGGTGCGAACACCGTGCTGACGGCGGAGATGAGAAGAAAGGGGGACAATAGGAAAGGATGAACGGATGGAGGATAGACATGGCCCCCCGGTAGACACGCGCCTCCGGTTTACCGCATCTCTGATCTCGCACCGCCCTCTGTCTGACTGAAGGTCTGGCTGTCTCGGGGAGGAACCGAACAGTCTTCACTGGGAGGCACTGATTATAGGCTATAGAAATATTGAGCCTgttgttcatgtttgtgtgattTCACAGCGAGGGGTGTGTATAGTCTGTGAATCTGTGCGAAGGGTGTGTTTGAATACAAGGTGGGCTGTTGCCAGACAGGCTATATGAGCTGACTTTtcaggggtgtgtttgagtgtatgtgtaCAATAATTGGTTGACAAAGTGTGTGCAAGAGAgttgaaggagtgtgtgtgtatgaaccaTGGGTAACGCAGAGAGTATGGAGTCCCAGTTGGCGGTGATCCGGGCCAGGAGTGCCCCGGTCAAACTGCCCATGCCCGACCCTGCAGAGCTGGAGGAAAGGTTCTCCATTGCATTggtatgtaacacacacacacacgcccacacacacacacgcacgcccatacacacacacacatgcaaacgcccatgcaaacatgcacacccacaaacacacatacacacagacatccatgcacacgcccatacacacacacacacacacacacacaccacatgcccACTCCCTCATGCTCACTCACTAACTGCTCACTGATCTATGCTTTTGGTTGGCTTGTTCTGACAAAGCACAACACTTTTGGCAGGATGCTGaaaatgtgtgttggtgtttacgCTGATCCATTGTGGCTGACTGGTTTAAATTGATCAGCGTTGTTTGGAATATCCTTCATATACTGAACTTCCGGCGTCTTCCAATGAGACGCTGTCATATTTAATtcaatgtgttcatgtgttgtgtgtttgtgcatgtgtgtgtgtgtgtgagtatcagTGAGGTTCTTtcatatgcacacgcacactcatgtTTTATTCACTACTCTCACATGCTTGTATCTCTTCGCTGATGAGCGAATGTTTGCCTTCAGTAGAGATGGAATATCCACTGAGAagaaacggtgtgtgtgtgtgtgtcagcaagaCTGTCctatttgtttctttttttctctctcatccctttttctcttttctttcgctccctgctgtctctctccattttctcccccctctctcagaaTTCGATGAACCTACCTCCAGACAAGGTGCGTCTGCTGCGTTGCTACGACAACGAGAAGAAATGGGAGTTAATATGTGAtcaggtgagacaggagggggggaaagtATGTCAAACCAGAAACTaagacgcgcgtgtgtgtgtttgtgtgtgtatatgcgtatTTGTGCGTGCATTAGCAAAAGGAAGTTTCATCAATGGGGTATGCTCCTACCGTTATAGCCTTTGCACACTAGGACATGGTCTGGGACTGCGTGTATATATGCATACCTGTGTTGGAtgattgggggagggggtgtttaaCATTGTGAAGGCGTTGTTGACAGCGAGTGTTGTTGACGGTTTGTGTTtataactttgtgtgtgtgtgttgcaggagaggTTCCAGGTGAAGAacccccctcacacatacaTCCAGAAGCTGCGGGGGTTCCTCGACCCCGCTGTCACGCGCAAGGTGGGCCGCCACTCTGTTGCCTCGGTTACGCACCCTCACTCGTCGGGCTTCTTGCTCTATGTGCTAAAGCTGTAATAACCATGGTGACCGTCTCTCAAGCCTCGAAGATGAGATGATCAACTTGGCTGATACGCTGTGTAAACATTGCGCCTTGAAGAGGATGAAGGCTCACTTCTTTATGTTTCCCTTCAGAAATTCAGGAGGAGAGTGCAGGAGTCCACTCAAGTGCTCCGAGAGCTGGAGATCTCACTACGGACAAACCACATTGGGTGAGTGTGGGATGGTGTgctggagaatgtgtgtgtgtgtgatgtgatgttAAATGCCTGTCTCCTGCCTACAGGTGGGTGAGGGAGTTTCTAAATGAGGAGAACCAGGGTCTGGACGTCCTTGTGGAGTATCTGTCCTTTGCTCAGTACGCCGTCACGTAAGACTGATTTGGttttatctatctgtctgtatgtgtgtgtatgtacaggtgtgtgtatgtgttgactTTTGCACGGAAGACTATATGGTAGTCTTCCATGGTATATATGGTATATGTTTGTCAAACATATTTGCGTTAAATCTCTGTGATGGTTTtgacttgtatgtgtgtgtgtgtaggttcgaTGGGGAGGTATCGGAGCCCAGTACTGAGTCCTCCGTAGATTCTCCCTGGAGCCGTTCTATAGAGGATCTCCATGGCGACAACAACCTGCCTTCACCCTCCAGTGGCAACAATGTGCCACGCGCTTCTCGCCACTCCataaggtaacacacacacaatagatctcagacacacacacacacagtccacgcAACGCAAACATCCAAGACGCATATACAGTTTGCAGAGGAGTTGTGAGGGAAATGGTGAACATGCTGGTGTTAATGATTCAAACCCTGCTGTTAGTTCTACGTTGGTGTCCAGGTCCAACACACTACCCAGCCGGAAGACGCTGAAGAACTCCCGTCTGGTCTGTAAGAAGGACGACGTCCACGTCTGTGTGATGTGTCTGCGTGCCATCATGAACTACCAGGTAAGAGGCCCTCTTTCAGTTCCCACACGTCCTAACAGAGAGACTAAACTACACGACAGTCTTCCACTTTTATATCCCTGTAGAATGATGTTCAATTAGATGGATGCATCCAGCTCTACTCTTTTCAACCCTAACCCCGAAAGATAACTTAAGTTCAAATGAACTTCTCCCTAACAGGAGCAGTAGGCTGTTTGCGGGGCAGCTTTCACAACACACGGGGGAAGgatgtatatgtgtgcgtggaagcgtggtggggctggggggtatTTTCCGGAATGACCATCTcacctttttcctctctctctctctctctctctctctctctctctctctctctctctctctctctctctctctctctctctctctctctctctctctctctctctctctctctctctctctctctctctctctctctatctatctatctatctctctctctctatctatctctctcactctctctctttctctcactcccctctccctcccccttcctttctgTGCAGTATGGCTTCAACATGGTCATGTCCCATCCTCATGCTGTGAATGAGATAGCCCTGAGCCTCAATAACAGGAACCCCAGGTGAGTACAACCCAGCATAGCCCCAAAACAACGTCCATTTTCACTCTAGAACGTACCACTGAAGGATCGGTATAAatctgtaaccccccccccccccccgccccccctcaggACCAAGGCACTGGTGTTGGAGCTGcttgctgctgtgtgtctggtcaGGGGGGGTCATGAGATCATCCTGGCTGCCTTTGATCACTTCAAAACGGTAGGAGCCAGTGTGCTTACCAAATTACTGGAACATTTTGATTCAATGCCGCAATATTGCTGTTCGGTGCTGCTGTAACAATGCATcaatctgcctgcctgtctatctgtctctgtgaTGCACAGACACAGAGTAGAAGTTAACAGAATAAGGAACATCATCCATTTTTATTGACCAAGTAAAATATTTAGTTTTCACTGCACATTAAGTACAGCTATGAAATGTAAATTATGTCACTGCAATCCCAAGAGAtagtctatctctctatctcattCTCTTTTTCCTCTGTCCTCTATGCCCAtgcccatgctctctctctctctctctctctctctctctctctctctctctctctctctctctctctctctctctctctctctctctctctctctctctctctctctctctctctctctctctctctctctctctctctctctctctctctctctctctctgtacccagGTGTGTTCTGAGACAATGCGCTTTGAGAAGCTGATGGAGCATT from Osmerus eperlanus chromosome 21, fOsmEpe2.1, whole genome shotgun sequence carries:
- the cdk5r2a gene encoding cyclin-dependent kinase 5 activator 2a isoform X2 codes for the protein MGTILSLSPSSRKGGVCVDEKLDLATGGKPEKSLKKRHSVLLHALTWKRLVATSAKKKSAKKVNPNPPTSQARPDPLVDQLNTDNLKKSITKGINDHKPGPKQGPIAVPVPTVPDQNRRQTQNGRPLLSPRRVVVQASTGELLWFRNVDRSLLVQGWQDQGFISPANLVFVYLLCREAVEEDTASEYELQATFLTCLYLAYSYMGNEISYPLKPFLVESSREAFWDRALGLIDKMSGPMLRINADPHYFTEVFQDLKNEGGSREREKEKEKEKEGEGRRITDLDR
- the cdk5r2a gene encoding cyclin-dependent kinase 5 activator 2a isoform X1; its protein translation is MGTILSLSPSSRKGGVCVDEKLDLATGGKPEKSLKKRHSVLLHALTWKRLVATSAKKKSAKKVNPNPPTSQARPDPLVDQLNTDNLKKSITKGINDHKPGPKQGPIAVPVPTVPDQNRRQTQNGRPLLSPRRVVVQASTGELLRCLSDFMCRRCFKLKELSPNEIILWFRNVDRSLLVQGWQDQGFISPANLVFVYLLCREAVEEDTASEYELQATFLTCLYLAYSYMGNEISYPLKPFLVESSREAFWDRALGLIDKMSGPMLRINADPHYFTEVFQDLKNEGGSREREKEKEKEKEGEGRRITDLDR